One Dictyoglomus thermophilum H-6-12 DNA window includes the following coding sequences:
- a CDS encoding TFIIB-type zinc ribbon-containing protein: protein MKVCPCCGNLLIPKKVLAHYGRYIEVDQCENCGGIWFDKYELYSLNPDEVEKFSIEKGVNSSCQPSYCPNDKNLLRLLKDPIIPKDVIIYYCDQCFGMWLPFDSLKRYKEYQKTRIQKFKEENRGELPKDLEKKIEILLKKGEEDLKEQNDLEFEYKMSQFVSIVLLILRILSYFIKK, encoded by the coding sequence ATGAAGGTTTGTCCTTGTTGTGGCAATTTGTTAATTCCTAAAAAAGTTCTTGCCCACTATGGGAGATATATAGAAGTAGATCAGTGTGAAAACTGCGGTGGGATATGGTTTGATAAATATGAACTTTATTCTCTCAATCCTGACGAGGTTGAAAAATTCTCAATTGAAAAGGGTGTAAATTCCTCTTGTCAGCCCTCTTATTGTCCTAATGATAAAAATCTACTGAGACTATTAAAGGATCCTATTATACCTAAGGATGTGATTATTTATTATTGTGATCAGTGTTTTGGAATGTGGCTTCCTTTCGATTCATTGAAGAGATATAAGGAGTATCAAAAGACTAGAATACAAAAATTTAAGGAGGAAAATAGAGGCGAACTTCCTAAGGATCTTGAAAAAAAGATTGAAATTCTTTTGAAAAAGGGAGAGGAAGATTTAAAGGAACAGAATGATTTGGAGTTTGAATATAAAATGTCTCAGTTTGTATCTATAGTACTTTTAATTTTAAGAATCTTGTCTTATTTTATTAAAAAGTAA
- a CDS encoding PEGA domain-containing protein produces the protein MKRLFSLILLIFILMMLSVNFAQEKIQIQPEKDWEKIIIVPNPEPILKLDLWLNKPQGSVYKVGEDLIIYARANDDVYLYIFDITPDGQFKLIFPNSYSKDNFIKKDKVYTFPDKPTYKFKVTPPFGKEYIVGIITKKPIEIFPGKRFENLAPGSVIEKKVEVALDNIQKTLKREEGKTWAQSVTFFYVQEAQVRSSIKISSNPPGASVYLDNDYQGTTPITLMLLPGNYRITLKKEGYLDYSTNIVVQEGRDREYNFTLQPAYGNLRIETDPRGASVYLDGSYKGLTPLILYNIPAKTYQLRIVYPGYQERVETIRVEPNKTTYLSYSLIPLYGSLSINSIPQGAEVYLNGVYRGKTPLVINNINPGRYQIQLRLKGYKDYVGFVDVYSGQISTYNFTLVPLLATLNVFSTPSGADVYINGVYKGKTPLSVSDLSAGSYNVRVTLSGYEDYYETVYLESGDVKQLNVTLKPISSEINIDSQPRGARVYIDGKYQGTTPITLYLREGRYTLTLSLEGYNDLTTEIVVKPRDKASYMFTLVPIVVTKTYYLNFTKGGYDGNLIVVRAENVFMDKEGKEYALVIRSSGVFEVKVPSPFNFKDVILKINLFFERDEKKKSEIYPSLVILVNGKNITLPISFEDKDYVIAKWNIGDFFDPNKENVITIRVLSEAQNNVRVKEIVVEGR, from the coding sequence ATGAAGAGACTTTTTTCTTTAATTCTTCTCATTTTTATTTTAATGATGTTGAGTGTTAATTTTGCTCAGGAGAAGATACAGATTCAACCTGAGAAAGATTGGGAGAAAATTATTATAGTTCCTAATCCTGAGCCTATTTTAAAATTGGATCTTTGGTTAAATAAACCCCAAGGAAGTGTGTATAAGGTTGGAGAAGACTTGATAATTTATGCAAGAGCAAATGATGATGTTTACTTATATATATTTGATATTACTCCTGATGGTCAATTTAAATTGATATTCCCTAATTCTTATTCTAAAGATAACTTTATTAAAAAGGATAAAGTTTATACTTTTCCTGATAAGCCCACCTACAAATTTAAGGTAACTCCGCCTTTTGGCAAAGAGTACATAGTGGGAATAATAACTAAGAAGCCAATTGAGATATTTCCTGGCAAAAGATTTGAAAACTTGGCTCCTGGAAGTGTCATAGAGAAAAAAGTAGAAGTAGCTCTTGATAATATACAAAAAACTTTGAAGAGAGAAGAAGGTAAAACATGGGCACAGAGTGTGACCTTTTTCTATGTACAGGAGGCTCAAGTCAGATCGAGTATTAAAATTTCTTCCAATCCCCCTGGTGCAAGTGTTTATTTAGATAATGATTATCAGGGTACCACTCCAATTACTTTAATGCTTCTTCCTGGAAATTATAGGATTACCTTAAAGAAGGAAGGATACTTAGATTATTCTACCAATATAGTAGTGCAAGAAGGAAGAGATAGAGAGTATAATTTTACTCTACAACCTGCCTACGGAAATTTGAGGATAGAGACAGATCCAAGAGGAGCTTCTGTATATCTTGATGGAAGTTATAAGGGATTGACTCCTTTGATTTTGTATAACATTCCTGCAAAAACTTATCAATTAAGGATTGTATATCCAGGTTATCAAGAGAGGGTAGAAACAATAAGGGTAGAGCCCAATAAAACTACATACCTTTCTTACTCTTTAATACCTCTTTATGGTTCTTTAAGTATAAACTCAATTCCACAAGGTGCTGAAGTTTATTTGAATGGAGTCTATAGAGGAAAGACTCCTCTTGTAATTAATAATATTAATCCAGGAAGATATCAAATTCAATTAAGACTAAAGGGTTATAAAGATTATGTGGGTTTTGTTGATGTTTATTCAGGACAAATTTCAACTTACAATTTCACGTTGGTACCTCTTTTAGCTACTTTAAATGTTTTCTCAACACCTTCAGGTGCAGATGTTTACATAAATGGAGTATATAAAGGAAAAACTCCATTGTCCGTAAGTGATCTTTCCGCAGGGTCTTACAATGTAAGGGTTACTCTTTCGGGTTATGAAGATTATTATGAAACAGTTTACCTTGAATCTGGTGATGTAAAACAACTAAATGTTACTCTCAAGCCTATATCTTCTGAGATTAATATAGATTCTCAACCAAGAGGTGCAAGGGTTTATATTGATGGTAAATATCAAGGTACAACGCCAATTACTTTGTATTTAAGGGAAGGAAGGTATACATTGACTCTCTCTTTGGAAGGCTATAACGATCTTACTACTGAAATTGTGGTGAAACCAAGGGATAAAGCAAGTTATATGTTTACTCTTGTGCCTATAGTAGTGACAAAGACTTATTACCTTAACTTTACAAAAGGTGGTTATGATGGGAATTTAATAGTAGTAAGGGCTGAAAATGTTTTTATGGATAAAGAAGGTAAAGAATATGCTCTTGTAATAAGATCTTCTGGAGTTTTTGAAGTTAAGGTTCCTTCTCCTTTTAATTTCAAAGATGTAATCCTAAAAATAAACCTATTCTTTGAAAGAGATGAAAAGAAAAAGTCTGAAATATATCCTAGTCTTGTAATTCTTGTAAATGGTAAAAATATTACACTGCCTATCAGTTTTGAAGATAAAGATTACGTTATTGCAAAATGGAATATAGGAGATTTCTTTGATCCAAATAAAGAGAATGTTATCACTATAAGGGTCTTGTCTGAAGCTCAGAATAATGTTAGAGTAAAGGAAATAGTTGTGGAAGGAAGGTAA
- a CDS encoding diguanylate cyclase, whose protein sequence is MDFFQWVKSKDLFLSWISNELDYPVFFTDDKLRLIFYNKSFESFFNLRNQKVTNRLLFEILPQLNEKAIYYSKALKGEKIVLDEDFEEIKITPVSSEGRVIGTVTEILNKTEDIIFQNIFSLIKSFNKKDTKELEKEIFKSILKTFKAKFGCVALIDNGNLNIRHCSEPIEVELRKEDDRYPFYHVINKEKILYYPDMRKTNVRSVTLKTLSAIAIPLKKSNSLFGVLLLEFKERDPLDDKLISYLEGFSSYLSGIIFENILWENYKELEDRYRLLAEQSLIGVFISQEDKMVYVNPQLVEILGYPFQLDSIMDFLKIISEEDKGKFLHRIRVLKERKLDYIIDEFKGIRKIDGKEVYFELCAVNTLYKGKPAILGTILDITYRKQLEEELKKISNTDSLTGLYNRRGFITLAEHTMSLAKRLRKNLILIFIDLDNMKWINDNLGHNVGDLALKETADILKKTFRENDLIARIGGDEFVVLGVVEKEEDKNEVLNRLRAKVEASNERKDRNFKLSLSIGTVFHTPDSNYSIEELLEIADKLMYEEKKKKKQAGINNF, encoded by the coding sequence ATGGATTTCTTTCAGTGGGTAAAGTCGAAGGATTTATTTTTATCTTGGATTTCTAACGAATTAGATTATCCTGTATTTTTTACGGACGATAAACTTAGGTTGATTTTTTATAATAAAAGCTTTGAGAGTTTCTTTAATCTTAGAAATCAAAAGGTTACCAATAGGTTGTTATTTGAGATTCTACCCCAATTAAATGAGAAGGCTATTTACTACTCAAAAGCTTTAAAAGGTGAGAAGATTGTTCTTGATGAGGATTTTGAGGAGATAAAAATTACACCTGTAAGTTCAGAAGGCAGGGTTATAGGAACAGTAACGGAAATTCTTAATAAGACAGAAGATATTATTTTCCAAAATATTTTTAGTCTAATAAAGAGTTTCAATAAGAAGGATACTAAGGAGTTAGAAAAGGAGATATTCAAGTCTATTTTGAAGACTTTTAAGGCAAAATTTGGCTGTGTCGCTCTTATTGACAATGGTAATCTGAATATTAGACATTGTTCTGAACCTATAGAGGTGGAGTTAAGGAAAGAAGACGATAGGTATCCTTTTTATCACGTTATAAACAAAGAGAAGATTTTGTATTACCCAGACATGCGAAAAACCAATGTAAGAAGTGTTACTCTTAAAACTCTTTCCGCCATTGCTATTCCTTTAAAAAAGAGTAATTCTTTATTTGGAGTACTTCTCTTAGAGTTTAAGGAAAGAGATCCTCTTGATGATAAACTTATCTCCTATCTTGAGGGTTTTTCAAGCTATCTATCTGGGATAATTTTTGAGAATATTTTGTGGGAAAATTACAAAGAATTAGAAGATCGCTATAGACTGCTGGCTGAGCAATCCCTTATAGGAGTTTTCATTTCTCAAGAGGATAAGATGGTGTATGTAAATCCTCAGCTTGTAGAGATTCTTGGTTATCCTTTTCAATTAGATAGTATTATGGATTTCTTAAAGATTATCTCAGAAGAGGATAAAGGAAAATTCTTGCATAGGATTCGTGTTCTTAAGGAGAGAAAATTAGACTATATCATTGATGAGTTTAAGGGCATAAGAAAGATAGATGGTAAGGAAGTATATTTTGAGCTTTGTGCAGTAAACACATTGTACAAGGGAAAGCCTGCTATTCTTGGAACCATATTAGATATTACCTATAGAAAGCAATTGGAGGAAGAACTTAAGAAAATCTCTAACACTGATTCTCTTACTGGACTTTATAATAGAAGGGGCTTTATTACCCTTGCTGAACATACCATGAGTCTTGCTAAGAGATTGAGAAAGAATTTAATTCTTATTTTTATTGACCTTGATAATATGAAATGGATAAATGATAATTTAGGACATAATGTGGGAGATCTGGCTCTAAAAGAAACTGCAGATATATTGAAAAAGACTTTTAGAGAAAATGATTTGATTGCAAGGATCGGAGGTGACGAATTTGTAGTTCTTGGAGTTGTCGAAAAAGAAGAGGATAAAAATGAAGTTTTAAATAGATTAAGAGCTAAGGTAGAAGCTTCAAATGAGAGAAAGGATAGGAATTTTAAGTTGTCTTTGAGTATTGGCACAGTTTTCCATACTCCTGACTCTAATTATAGTATAGAAGAGCTTTTAGAGATAGCAGATAAGCTAATGTATGAGGAAAAAAAGAAGAAAAAACAGGCAGGGATAAATAATTTTTAG
- a CDS encoding alkaline phosphatase family protein has protein sequence MKKILYVVLDGLGGTPDPKLNGKTELEVANTPNMDRLAKKAKLGLMYPIGPNIAPESDAAVLSILGYDVDKYYTGRGPLEAHGADIEVRDGDLAWRANFATVDEETLKILDRRAGRNLSTEEAKALAEEVNQKVKLDDAEFIFKATVGHRGVLVIRSKKGKLSANVENIDPGYKRHGPYSIAIPNPPSEVQKCVPLDDSEEAKEAARLTNEFVMKAFEVLKNSEINKKRKAEGKKPANIILLRDAGDSLPKVPTLQELYGLNFGSIVEMPVERGIALLTGMKEVPIEDSTDYKLWAEKVLYALEHYDGVYAHLKGPDVPGHDGNYEKKIKSIEDIDSIFFETLLPKLDFSKVVMAVTADHATPCMLKSHSEDPVPLMIITDGITPDGLDYFGESACSKGSIGKIKGTELMPLLVKIAKG, from the coding sequence ATGAAAAAAATTCTATATGTAGTTCTTGATGGTTTAGGTGGAACTCCTGACCCTAAACTCAATGGAAAAACAGAATTAGAAGTAGCCAACACTCCTAATATGGATCGTTTAGCTAAAAAGGCAAAACTTGGTCTTATGTATCCTATAGGTCCCAATATTGCTCCAGAATCTGACGCAGCAGTACTAAGTATTCTTGGCTACGATGTAGATAAATACTACACTGGTAGAGGCCCCTTAGAAGCTCATGGAGCAGATATTGAAGTAAGGGATGGAGATCTTGCATGGAGAGCAAACTTTGCAACTGTAGATGAGGAAACCTTAAAAATCCTTGATCGTAGAGCAGGAAGAAACTTATCTACTGAAGAAGCAAAGGCCTTAGCAGAAGAAGTTAATCAAAAAGTAAAACTTGATGATGCAGAATTTATATTCAAGGCCACTGTAGGACACAGAGGAGTCCTGGTCATTAGAAGCAAAAAAGGTAAACTTTCTGCCAATGTGGAAAATATAGATCCTGGATATAAGAGACATGGACCTTATAGTATAGCCATACCAAATCCACCCTCAGAGGTACAAAAATGCGTACCTCTTGATGATTCTGAAGAAGCAAAAGAGGCTGCAAGACTTACTAATGAATTTGTAATGAAAGCCTTTGAAGTGCTTAAAAATTCTGAAATTAATAAGAAAAGAAAGGCAGAAGGTAAAAAACCTGCAAATATTATCCTATTAAGAGATGCTGGTGATTCTCTACCCAAAGTTCCAACTTTACAAGAACTATATGGTCTTAACTTTGGAAGCATTGTAGAAATGCCTGTAGAAAGAGGTATAGCTCTTCTTACTGGAATGAAGGAAGTACCTATTGAAGACTCAACCGATTATAAACTTTGGGCAGAAAAAGTCCTATATGCTTTAGAACATTATGATGGAGTATATGCCCACTTAAAAGGGCCTGATGTGCCTGGACATGATGGCAATTATGAGAAAAAAATTAAAAGTATAGAAGATATTGACTCAATCTTCTTTGAAACTCTCCTTCCAAAACTTGACTTTTCAAAAGTAGTAATGGCTGTTACTGCAGATCATGCTACTCCTTGTATGCTTAAATCTCACTCTGAGGATCCTGTTCCATTAATGATAATAACCGATGGAATCACTCCTGATGGTCTGGATTACTTTGGGGAGAGTGCATGCAGTAAAGGTAGTATAGGAAAAATCAAAGGAACAGAGCTTATGCCTCTCCTTGTAAAGATAGCAAAAGGCTAA
- the nifS gene encoding cysteine desulfurase NifS, whose protein sequence is MKEKIIYFDHAATTPIKKEVLEEMIPYLTEQYGNPSTIYKLGREAKKAIELARERVAKALNADIEEIYFTSGGTESDNWALKGTALANRDKGRHIITTTIEHHAVLNPLKYLEKIGFEVTYVPVEPNGIVDPNKIKEAIREDTILISVMLANNEIGTIQPIKEIAKIAKEREIIIHTDAVQAVGQIPINVKDLGIDLLSLSAHKFYGPKGVGALYIRKGTRIHPFLQGGAQERNKRAGTENVAGIVGLGKAIEIANKNLNEYASKLQKLRDKLIDGVLSKIDYVRLNGDRYQRLPNNANFSFEFVEGESLLLLLDTKGIAASSGSACTSGSLEPSHVLLAIGLEPEVAHGSLRITLGEDNTEEDIDYLLEVLPEIVSKLREMSPLYESVKKEGNKDV, encoded by the coding sequence ATGAAAGAAAAGATTATTTATTTTGACCATGCAGCAACAACTCCTATAAAAAAAGAAGTTCTTGAAGAGATGATTCCATATTTAACGGAACAATATGGTAATCCTTCAACAATTTATAAACTGGGAAGAGAGGCAAAAAAAGCTATAGAACTCGCAAGAGAAAGAGTGGCAAAAGCTTTAAATGCGGACATTGAAGAGATTTACTTTACCTCTGGAGGCACAGAATCAGACAATTGGGCGCTAAAGGGAACTGCTCTTGCCAATAGAGATAAAGGCAGGCACATCATAACAACTACTATTGAGCACCATGCAGTTTTAAATCCTCTTAAGTATCTTGAGAAGATAGGATTTGAAGTAACTTATGTACCTGTAGAACCAAATGGCATTGTTGACCCTAACAAGATAAAGGAAGCTATAAGAGAAGATACTATTTTAATTTCTGTTATGCTTGCAAATAACGAAATCGGGACAATTCAACCTATAAAGGAGATAGCTAAAATAGCAAAAGAAAGAGAAATAATTATCCATACAGATGCTGTTCAAGCAGTCGGACAAATTCCTATTAATGTAAAAGATTTAGGTATCGATCTTCTATCCCTTTCTGCGCACAAGTTCTACGGCCCCAAGGGCGTAGGTGCACTTTATATTAGAAAGGGTACAAGAATTCATCCCTTCTTACAAGGAGGAGCTCAAGAGAGAAACAAGAGAGCTGGAACAGAGAATGTAGCAGGAATTGTTGGCCTTGGCAAAGCCATAGAAATTGCAAATAAAAATCTTAATGAGTATGCTTCAAAACTTCAAAAATTGAGAGACAAACTTATAGATGGAGTCTTAAGTAAAATTGATTATGTTCGACTCAATGGAGATAGATATCAAAGATTACCTAACAATGCTAATTTTTCATTTGAATTTGTTGAGGGAGAAAGTTTACTTTTACTACTTGATACAAAAGGGATTGCAGCCTCAAGCGGATCCGCATGTACATCAGGATCGTTAGAGCCTTCTCACGTTCTATTAGCCATTGGGCTTGAGCCTGAGGTGGCTCATGGATCCTTAAGAATCACCTTAGGGGAGGATAATACTGAAGAAGATATAGACTATCTATTAGAAGTTTTACCTGAAATTGTCTCAAAATTGAGGGAAATGAGTCCACTTTATGAAAGCGTAAAAAAGGAGGGTAATAAAGATGTATAG
- the nifU gene encoding Fe-S cluster assembly scaffold protein NifU has product MYSEKVLEHFMNPRNVGEIENADGVAQVGNPKCGDVMKMYLKIENGVIVDVKFKTLGCGAAIATSSIATEMIKGKTIEEALKITNKAVTEALDGLPPNKLHCSVLAEEAIKAAIEDYLNKQKNK; this is encoded by the coding sequence ATGTATAGTGAAAAAGTATTAGAGCATTTTATGAATCCACGAAATGTTGGTGAGATTGAAAATGCAGATGGGGTAGCCCAGGTTGGTAACCCTAAGTGTGGAGATGTAATGAAGATGTATCTTAAAATAGAAAATGGAGTAATAGTTGATGTAAAATTTAAAACATTAGGGTGTGGCGCAGCCATTGCTACAAGTTCGATAGCAACAGAAATGATAAAGGGTAAAACCATAGAAGAGGCTTTAAAAATTACAAATAAAGCTGTTACAGAGGCTTTAGATGGCCTTCCCCCTAATAAGCTACATTGTTCAGTATTAGCTGAAGAAGCAATTAAAGCAGCTATTGAAGATTACCTTAACAAACAAAAAAATAAATAA